Genomic window (Notolabrus celidotus isolate fNotCel1 chromosome 15, fNotCel1.pri, whole genome shotgun sequence):
GTCTGACAAAGTCCCTAAATTGTCTTCTTCGTTTTGCCATTCTGGAAGTAGTCAATTAGACGGAGGAGGCCAGGACATTAGGATGGAGGAGTTGTTTCATGTATCAGACGGTGGAGGGGATATCTAGAGAGGGCATGGGAGACCTTCGGGATGGGAAATGCATGTGCAACTTTTCCAGGTGGgttattttttttcaccttttttttccaaatataaCTTTtccttaaagaaacagtgtccCAGCTTGTTTGACAAACCTGTGGTATCCCTGGAGATGCACATTCTACCAAAGTGAAACTGTGGACTGTTTGCGAGGTTATGCATCTTACTTAAGCCTGTTGGATGATAATCAGATAATGCAATGAATTGCTATTAAAGCGCAGTAATCTAAATAGCATTATGATGAGTCATTTTTTAGTCAACAATATTAAAGAATCATGTTTCATTATGTTGAGCATGTAAGGCCTGCATCTACATCTATGAATCATCTCCTGTAGTTCTGTCAAAAAATGTCTTACACTCGCAGCATTTTCTCATCTACCCGGCATACCTGTACTTAAGTTGAATGTAATGTTGTTGCACTAGAATACATTTTTtgatgtccattttatatacgcTTAAAAAATGAGACTATTTGACAGACGTTTGACGGCTTCAAAGCTCAATAGTTCATCTTTTGTTTCTTCAAGCATACAGAAAAATATTAGAAATCAAAAATGAATTCGACTTCAGTATGACAACTAAAGAAAATTGTATTGAGGGAAATAATCAGAAATCGAAAACTGACCATCAGCTATTATAAATAGAAATGTGCATGTTTTATAGGCATTGTTGCATTAATATTGCTTATCTgtatgtgatgtgttttttaaatcaaaaatgcAAATCCCACTTAAATTAACGGTTCAGAtaattaaagacagacatgttggcaaacaataaacattaaaagctgaaaacatattttaaccgTAACAGCAGGCAGATATTTCAAAATCTGCTGTAATGCTGTGGTATAGTAGTAGTAAGGTTACTGTATGATTTTGAAGCCATGATAAACAGCTTCATTCAAACTTTGCTGTACATCCTGGGTTCAGCCTCCTCCTGTCATGCCATCCTGAGGCTCACATGAGCAGCCCACCGAAGGTGCCATCTGTCTCCATGTGGCTGCCCCCCTCCCCAGCCTCGGCAGGGCTGGATCTGGAGGGGAGGCCTCATGGCAGATCAACAAGCCTCTCCTGTTCACTCAGATGGCAGGGGAGATGGCACATCCCACGCCAGGGAACACAGTGCCGCAGTCATGAGATCAACATGAACTCGCAGCTCTGCCCCATGAAGCCCTACGCTGTCTCCTCCTCGCAGCTTCATTCAcctcacagagtctgcagtgaCTCTGACACTGTGAGGTTTCATGTCATCTGATTTACTGTGCGagtgtgtgcaaatgtgtgtggaTGACCCCTGGCATGAAGTGTTGAAGCATCGAGTACTGTATGTTTCTGAAGTGGCGCTTTGAGTGGAGCAAACTCTTCATACATTCAGAGCTCTGTCagcttcagtttgtgtttttagtcTGTCACAGTGGTGTGGTGTTCAGCATGTTCTTAGGTCAAAGCTACAATCAAAGTCAATGTTGTTGCTGGTGGGGTTTTGCTTTGCTGAAGGAGTGTCTTTGCTACATGTTTGATTCTTTCTTTTGCCGTTTCAACTCAATCTGTTAGAAAGGAATAGTAGAAATTCAGCACGCTGTGTTCAGATAGAGTGACTAAATGACATTACCTTGCTTACTGACATGAATCAACACAAGCCGCTGCCTTGACCTGACTGAGCAATCAAGTAAAATCTAATGTTACCACTACATTTACAAACCCTGCTGTTCAGAGAACTGCAGTTGACCTTTAAACCATTTGCAGGGTACAAGTTATTAAGACAGTATGCTCATAAACATGGGAGCATCCTTCATAAAAGTAATTTCATGAATTGAAAAATAAACCAATCAATCTAATAAGAAGGCATGCTAAATGTCCTAGTTATAAGCCTGATGTAAACATGAAATTGCATTTAGATTACTGGCAGAGAATGAATTGGCAGCTTTATTGACACTGAAGTCATTTTTCGAGCGACGATGCCAATATTGAATTGCGCCAACTTTGCAAACGTGATTATTTGCTGGAATTATTGGTTCTATAATGGTTATTTAGATATCTTTGGGATTTTAGAGAGGTAGTCATGTACTATTGATGCAATCAACAGATAACTATCATTTTTTAGATGAAGCCCTGGGCTGAACACAAATAGCATGTGTGTTTAGCCTACGTGATTCAGCTTTGATAAGGCTGTGGAGTTACCACATTGtaccacaaaataaaaataaaaataaggtttAATCTGCAACTTATGCCCCATCCAAGCTCACATCAAttcttttctttgttctctctttccAGATTCTAGTTGAAAAGTTTGCTAGAGCAACATGAGCTGGAGCTTTCTCACTCGTCTCCTGGAAGAAATCCACCACCACTCCACCTTTGTGGGAAAGGTGTGGCTGACTGTGCTCATCATCTTCCGCATCGTGCTCACAGCAGTCGGAGGAGAGTCCATCTACTCAGACGAGCAGACAAAATTCACCTGCAACACCAAGCAGACGGGCTGTGACAATGTGGCTACGATGCCTTCGCCCCTCTGTCCCATGTCCGCTTTGGTCTTCCGATCATCATGATCTCCACTCCCTCCATCATGTACATGGGTTATGCCATCCACAAGATTGCCCGGACATCAGAGGAGGACCGCAGGAAGAATAACAGGCTCAGAAAAAAGCTGCCTCTCACTCCAGGTGGAGGGAGAACCACCATCTGGAAGACGTcttagaggaagatgaagatgatgatgctgaGCCAATGATCTACGAGGACACACTGGACATTCAGGAGGCCAAAGCCGAACCTATGAGACACAAGCAGAGAGCCGCCTAAGCATGATGGCCGCCGAAGAATTATGCAAGAAGGACTGATGAATCTACGTTCTGCAGCTCATGTCCCGAGCTATTTTTGAAATTGCTTTCCTTGCAGGACAGTATCTCTTGTATGGTTTTCGAGTTAGTCCTTCATATGTATGCAACAGGATCCCCTGTCCACATAGAGTGGACTGTTTCATCTCTAGGCCTACAGAGAAAACCATATTTCTTCTCATCATGTATGTGGTGAGCTGTCTCTGTCTTGTACTAAATGTATGCGAGATGCTTCACTTGGGAATCGGCACCTTTCGAGACACCCTCCGCATGAAGAGGAACCGAGGCCGGCGGACGTCCTATGGCTGCTCATTTACCCGAAATATCCAAGGCTCTCCACCAGGGTACAACCTTGTGATGAAGACGGAAAAACCTAGCAGGATTCCCAACAGCCTCATCACCCACGAGCAGAACGTGGCCAACGTTGCCCAAGAACAGCAGTGCATCAGCCCAGATGAAAACATCCCATCTGATTTGGCGAGTCTTCATCGGCACCTCCGGGTGGCGCAGGAGCAGCTCGACATGGCCTTTCAAACTTATCAAACCAAAAATAACACGCAGAACTCCAGAACAAGTAGTCCTGTATCTGGGGGCACCATGACAGAGCAAAACCGAGTCAATACAGTTCAGGAGAAACAAGGAGCAAGGCCTAAATCAGCCACAGAGAAAGCTGCAACTATTGTAAAGAATGGAAAGACCTCTGTCTGGATATAGAGGTCaatctaatttaaaataaaagtagagACATTAAAGGACAGAGTCTGCATTATGACACAGCTGGAGGATCTGTGTGTGACTGCAACTTAAGACAATAACAACCGAGAACTTCAATCACACCTGATGGAGTACAGTgggaattaaaaagaaaaaacgcTTGAAGGAATCATCAAATCCAGTATCATGAATATTCTTTGTTACTGTTATGTGTCATCTTATGCTTAACATAGTTTTTGGACACGTGCTTACCTAGTTAAACATCTCTAATTCCAACTAAAACGTCAACGTATTAAAAACTGCTTGGAGCTATTTATCTGATCTACCCTTGACTGCCGCTGAACTGGATTAACATGATGAAACTTAACCTCTGGAAGTGTGTGATTGTACCTTCAATCCAAATTTGAAAATGCAGTGAGAAGCACTGTATGAGCACAAGGCTTGTCTGGAAACACTATGATTGTTGTTGGAGGGGTGCGTGTTGGGTATTTGGGGAAGTGTCTTTGGATTTAGAATGGGTGAGTGTTGCTGGAAGCAGATCAAATGTGAAGTATTTTGATAAAGATAATGAAACAGAGTCACTGTAGGTTCTTCTGGTTAACATCTGCTCAGTTTGTTGGTCGTAGGTCATTACGTGCTAAGCATTTATCTATTCTATATTTCCAAATCTCTGCAGTTTCACATTAGTGGACAAGGTTTAGTGAATAGAACATCTAattattttctgaaataaaCATTGATTTTCTGCAATCTGAAGCAGATGATGCATGCTTTACAACTGGGAACATTTAGTATACACATAGGTTACAGTAGAAAACCCCACACTtagctacacagctacatgtaCCCTGTGTGTTTAGGCATGTTTTCTGTCATTGAAGCAGTATGTGTCTTGAACTGGTTTCAGAGTAATATTTAATCCAGCCTTCACTGTTGTCAAACTTCAAAGTGCCTCAAAGTTTTAAAGACTGTTCAAGTATTTTATTCACGAAGAAATAAACTTATTTGAAACCTCTGATTTCTTGCTTTTATTACATCCATCTGCCTCCCTGCTTTTGTACATTTATACcaaaggtttgtttttaacatgtgATGCAATGTGAAGTCTGTGGCTCAAGCAAAGGAGTTTCATACATTGTAACAATGAAGAGATCTGAGCAAAGCCTTGACaatgaaaaagagcatatttCAACAATACAACAATAGTTAAAGTCAAGACAATATTTAAGGTTGTATGGTAATAACtcgtaaataaaacaaaataaagacaaaatttTCCACTTTGAAATGCCAAATACAAGCATAGAGAGTGTGAAACAAAGTAGAGACTTGTGAAACAAACATCTGACTCTAGACGCACCGATTACCTGATATTCTGGTTCTGATGTTTCTTGCATTGTGATTcttaatgtctgtttttcaaaTTAGCCTTGAGTTTTGAAGTATAGCAACTGTTAGGAGAAGTCTCTGCTTAAAATGAGAGACTTGTCTTACAAACTACATGCCACTGATCTTTCTCATAGACAGTGTAATACTCCCACACTGCTGACACTTTGCTTTCTTtccatcagtattaactcaTCCCATTCACAAACCACAGTCACTGGATGCAGTTTGGTGTTAAGTGTCTCGCACAAGGACATCTCATTATGTAAACATAGggacctgggatcaaaccccGGCCTTCAGATAAAGATGATCaactaccactgagccacagccactaCGTGACAGGTATCTGAAAAACTACAAGATTGTTCTGAAAAAATACAGCTGTTGAATTGGTGGGTCTCCGTGTTCTAAAATTGTAAAGACATTAACCCAAAGCACTGCAGCAAAGGGGAGTGACGTATTGTGCTAGTGACAAATTTTGAAGCCAAGACATGAGCAGAGGTGATTGATACAGATAAAACAGCAAAGCAAAGCTCAAAGATTCCTCAAGTCAGTACAGtcaacagcagaacagattctcgTGTTGGGTTACCACCATTTCTTCCACCAtttctcctctactctgctgatctggtaaaaaaaaaaaaaaaaaaacacgctgCAGGAGCCCATATTTTTcatcagagctgtcaatcatgatatCATGCCCCTGCGTTTTAGCATCAAtaactaataaaaaataagcctcacagaaaaatgtaaacttgGACATAAACCCATGAAAGTGTAACGGATGTGATTGGGGCATAGCAGGAGCTGACACAGGGACTGGTTTCCAGCATTTATTTTCTCTATAgaagacaataaaaacagacactaattGTCTTCTTGTGTAGACTTTctgcacctctcctctctcagtaTAGCATAACTGCACTGCCTGGAGCTACTTGTGCTGATAAATATATACAGTAacttttaaattacattaacTGGTAAATATGTGAATTATAACATTTGTCATGAAACTATGAAAAACTGTACATTGACTGGTCAaacagtgacatctagtgggCAAAGGAAAAACATACATGTGTCATATtctctgaacacaaacaacaaagaacCCAACACTTTCAAGGGAGACAACATACCTGTAgaagacaataaaaacagacacaaattgTCTTCTTGTCTAGGCTTTCTGCACCTCTGCTCCTgaacatacaaaacaaaagatacACTCTTTGAAATTTCTGTAGCATCTCTATCACGTGACATGGAACGCTAGCTGCAGTGCAAATTTTGCGCCTAAAACATAACATTAAAACATCGTCTAACTCAATTCAACCTGTCGGACACTAAGCCAAACAGGACCATAACATTTTGGGGGACACATTTAACTGTTTACactataaaacacattttaaaaggcgGATTTTTTTAGGTTAATAACAGAATGAACGTGACATATTTTTCTCACACAACCTACCCTCAGTATAGCATAACTGCACTGTGAGGGATTGACAGGAGGAGCTACGGAAACCCAAGAGGTACAGAAGCTGAAAGTGTACAAACTTAATGCTcgaaaatcaaatcaaagcagaCAAAGTAAATGAAAGTAAGTCATtttgataatattaaaaaatattaatataaaccAGCTAAATCATAAAGTGCATTTTTAACTCTGTTACAAAAGGATCTAACTGTTACACAGGAAGCTTGAGAAGTCCTGGAGAAGATTTTAGATCCTAAATGTTTCACCTGTTgaaatggaggaggcaggctttatgacctatactgcagccagggTGTGGCCAAAATGTTTGGCTTCAATTTTGGGTAGCCATTGtgctgttcatgtttttatacagttcAAAGTCTGGAGAGATGATTCTTCTTTTTATAGGGCTTTTATATTTTATCAGGCAGAACATGGTCATAGTTTTGATGGCACACCAAACTAAATATGATGTTTTCTGAGCAATTTGTAATTATAATCATCTGACATTTAATAGTTGTAGTTTTTCGTATCCATAGTGTGTCTGAAATTGAAGCCATAACTCTAATGTAGCCATATCTGAGGTGATTGAGAGTTCCAGTTCAGATATCCTCTTTTACTGATCCAATATTTTACAATTTGTTTAAATTCAGCTGGGGCGCTGTCTATGCTGGTTTCCTTTGAGATTTCAATCCTGAGGGACTTCCTGGTTAAATGAGGAATTAATCAGATGTCCAGGTTTGctctttttccacttcttagTATACATAATGAGTAGAATTTCAGTAAATTAAAGATGATAGTAAATAACCACTGCTAATGTATAAACATCAGGAACAGAACTTGCATCCATGctgttgcttgtttttgttatgACTCTATAATTTCAGAATTCCTCATAGTACACTTAATAAAAGAAGACCCAGGCATAACATCTAAGCAGCATTAAATTATGCCAGTGCATTTCAGCATATTCTCTGAAGGATTAAGATCTTTTTCTAGTTAGCTCAGGGGGGCTTTATTAACATGGGAATTATTGTGTACAtatcttgttaaaaaaaatatgaaaatgtataCTGTTGGAGGAATACAAGTGTCTtgctaaaacaaaaacaaaatacaaaatactaAACTGTACAATACTTACTTTTCTTTAGTGAGTACCaaaatgttgaaactaaaaaaaatcattgaaaaaaaaaatgcattcaaaaacagaaaaaagtaatgggaaaaaataatctgtcactgaaaaaaagtgacatcaaataaatataatatgattTTCACTCgaaaaaataatagaatacaaaaaaaatctagaaattaaataacatttgatgtgtggaaacgttttcaatgccaatacctgttttgatgccgttacaattttttacaatacaagtgtttcaatgccagtttttcttttttcagtttcagggtgtggtttcaatgccaaatttgattttcaataacacaaacattaaagtcatcgttTTGGCTCTATGTTTTGGCTCCATAATAAACAccagttttttttctgaaatgctgATTATGTGAACTTCATGGCTGAAAGTGTAAACTGTAGTAACATAAAGTACTTACAAGCTCATTGTCCACAGAACAGGAGCCAAACATAGGGGGAGCAAAATAGCATCACACGTGTGCTCCAGGCTCCAATATTATCGCgcaatgcattgtgggacttcAAAATGGAGCCGTCTACTGCTCTGTGCAGTGTTATGTAGCCGTCCACCACTGTGATGAAAAGGAGATTGAACCACTTGACCTGCACACAAATTTCACTAGGTCAACCTGCAGAATGGGTGTTTGGTGTTTGGGCAGGGGAGCGCTCATGTCCACCGGTTATCTCGGTGTTTATTCCAGACAATACTGCGCTCGGTATCTGTGCGTAAAGTTGAACGTCTCTGGTGCTTCAGCTCCATTAGGGCTTCATGTCAAGAAGTACAGCAGCCAGGGGAGTAATAAGGGAGGAGATGAACCGGGACAGTTTCTGTGCTATCACCTTCCTCATAGGACCTTACTGAAAATCCAAGGACAGGACACGAGCCCGTTTCTCAAGGAATTATAACCAACGACATGGCGCTGCTGGAGGACCCTGCTCAGAAAGTCATGTACTCACATATGCTAAATGTGCAGGGAAGGACACTGTATGACATCATCTTGTACAGGTACAGTCTACTTCATTACATCGTCATGTTTACAGTTAACAAGTGGGTGTGGCCACTTATCTTGTCACGCAGATGTTGGTGCCCTGGCTTAAATTGCACAGCTACCAAAAAGTCCTgttacttaaaggcactatgaggagtttttcaccagctgagaaacagactgaaaccaacactgatacctctttaggaccttcaaaagcaaacaaaaccagaaacaacaacacttaTACCTTCTCTGTCGTCATTTTTagtgccttaaaccactcagaggggtaggtgtcagaccacatgattgacatttggctttagaatcatccttttttggctgttttcatagcaaataatcacattgagtgatacatctggctgttaaaagacagcagggcgaggtttttgttgaaaacactacttgtgcatgtacagaacaagagataagaggtatcactttgtccacaatggggtgccaaaattgatataaatcaaaagatcctcacagcagctttaataagaaAACAAGCTTTTAGCAAGCTCTTAAAATAATAAACTGTGGCATCCCCCTTTACAGGGGCTCTCCTAATTGTTATGACCTCAATTGTAGGATGTATATGtagatgtgtctgtgtgcatgcatacatatatatatgtatgtatacatgTGTATCTTtatgtatgtacatatatatgtttttattttatatcggCTCCTTTAAGGAATT
Coding sequences:
- the cx47.1 gene encoding LOW QUALITY PROTEIN: connexin 47.1 (The sequence of the model RefSeq protein was modified relative to this genomic sequence to represent the inferred CDS: inserted 4 bases in 3 codons; deleted 1 base in 1 codon), yielding MSWSFLTRLLEEIHHHSTFVGKVWLTVLIIFRIVLTAVGGESIYSDEQTKFTCNTKQTGCDNVXYDAFAPLSHVRFGLPIIMISTPSIMYMGYAIHKIARTSEEDRRKNNRLRKKXASHSRWRENHHLEDVLEEDEDDDAEPMIYEDTLDIQEAKAEPMDTSREPPKHDGRRRIMQEGLMXIYVLQLMSRAIFEIAFLAGQYLLYGFRVSPSYVCNRIPCPHRVDCFISRPTEKTIFLLIMYVVSCLCLVLNVCEMLHLGIGTFRDTLRMKRNRGRRTSYGCSFTRNIQGSPPGYNLVMKTEKPSRIPNSLITHEQNVANVAQEQQCISPDENIPSDLASLHRHLRVAQEQLDMAFQTYQTKNNTQNSRTSSPVSGGTMTEQNRVNTVQEKQGARPKSATEKAATIVKNGKTSVWI